In Zingiber officinale cultivar Zhangliang chromosome 3B, Zo_v1.1, whole genome shotgun sequence, a single window of DNA contains:
- the LOC122055993 gene encoding protein XRI1-like isoform X1, with protein MDLRSNDGGNINSTSDMWQWQQEGECCLPTYSQFALPLWDDTMGNQTPLRGFGDFDLDELDFGDEAEKGVEEANEASRVKRRRVLNFFSDDDGATAVNEHLSSEVREDSTSAKICTQNSQSNLTCSDDRFLFSNEVLDPSSDEWMENYFNDSEMSSSMNDQVKLNSQIDVSDFLTGEPDKKTKVLPNPPKPSTLRIFKGRKSHISSLTKLTTSVAYPFTLVKPLQIQGHVTLKDINQRIHSQPSSRPRNEEVDDPSISYPTSAFSGKPVIGKTKILTEGGKGSITILRTKG; from the exons ATGGATCTCCGTAGCAACGATGGCGGCAATATCAACAGCAC CAGCGATATGTGGCAATGGCAGCAAGAAGGAGAATGTTGCCTGCCAACATATTCCCAATTTG CTTTACCTCTATGGGATGATACGATGGGAAATCAAACTCCACTTCGAGGATTTGGTGATTTCGACTTAGACGAATTGGATTTTGGTG ATGAGGCCGAGAAGGGCGTGGAGGAAGCAAACGAGGCATCAAGAGTGAAAAGGCGTCGtgttctaaattttttttctgaTGATGATGGTGCCACAGCCGTCAATGAGCATTTGTCCTCTGAA GTTCGGGAGGACTCGACATCGGCAAAAATTTGCACACAAAATTCACAGTCGAATCTCACGTGTTCAG ATGATAGATTTCTTTTCAGTAATGAAGTCTTGGATCCATCCTCAGATGAATGGATGGAGAACTATTTCAATGATAGTGAGAT GTCTTCCAGTATGAACGATCAAGTCAAACTCAATAGTCAAATTGATGTTTCAG ATTTTCTCACTGGAGAACCTGATAAAAAGACTAAGGTCCTGCCGAACCCCCCTAAACCATCTACTCTTAGGATATTCAAAG GCAGAAAATCTCATATCAGCTCTCTGACAAAGTTAACTACCTCTGTTGCTTATCCTTTTACCCTCGTCAAACCATTACAAATTCAAGGACACGTGACTTTGAAGGACATAAATCAACGGATTCATTCTCAACCATCATCAAGACCTAGAAATGAGGAGGTTGATGATCCTTCAATCAGTTACCCAACCTCAGCTTTTTCTGGGAAGCCTGTTATTGGGAAGACTAAGATTCTCACTGAAGGGGGAAAAGGAAGCATTACTATTCTAAGAACCAAAGGCTGA
- the LOC122055993 gene encoding protein XRI1-like isoform X2, giving the protein MDLRSNDGGNINSTDMWQWQQEGECCLPTYSQFALPLWDDTMGNQTPLRGFGDFDLDELDFGDEAEKGVEEANEASRVKRRRVLNFFSDDDGATAVNEHLSSEVREDSTSAKICTQNSQSNLTCSDDRFLFSNEVLDPSSDEWMENYFNDSEMSSSMNDQVKLNSQIDVSDFLTGEPDKKTKVLPNPPKPSTLRIFKGRKSHISSLTKLTTSVAYPFTLVKPLQIQGHVTLKDINQRIHSQPSSRPRNEEVDDPSISYPTSAFSGKPVIGKTKILTEGGKGSITILRTKG; this is encoded by the exons ATGGATCTCCGTAGCAACGATGGCGGCAATATCAACAGCAC CGATATGTGGCAATGGCAGCAAGAAGGAGAATGTTGCCTGCCAACATATTCCCAATTTG CTTTACCTCTATGGGATGATACGATGGGAAATCAAACTCCACTTCGAGGATTTGGTGATTTCGACTTAGACGAATTGGATTTTGGTG ATGAGGCCGAGAAGGGCGTGGAGGAAGCAAACGAGGCATCAAGAGTGAAAAGGCGTCGtgttctaaattttttttctgaTGATGATGGTGCCACAGCCGTCAATGAGCATTTGTCCTCTGAA GTTCGGGAGGACTCGACATCGGCAAAAATTTGCACACAAAATTCACAGTCGAATCTCACGTGTTCAG ATGATAGATTTCTTTTCAGTAATGAAGTCTTGGATCCATCCTCAGATGAATGGATGGAGAACTATTTCAATGATAGTGAGAT GTCTTCCAGTATGAACGATCAAGTCAAACTCAATAGTCAAATTGATGTTTCAG ATTTTCTCACTGGAGAACCTGATAAAAAGACTAAGGTCCTGCCGAACCCCCCTAAACCATCTACTCTTAGGATATTCAAAG GCAGAAAATCTCATATCAGCTCTCTGACAAAGTTAACTACCTCTGTTGCTTATCCTTTTACCCTCGTCAAACCATTACAAATTCAAGGACACGTGACTTTGAAGGACATAAATCAACGGATTCATTCTCAACCATCATCAAGACCTAGAAATGAGGAGGTTGATGATCCTTCAATCAGTTACCCAACCTCAGCTTTTTCTGGGAAGCCTGTTATTGGGAAGACTAAGATTCTCACTGAAGGGGGAAAAGGAAGCATTACTATTCTAAGAACCAAAGGCTGA